A genome region from Acidimicrobiales bacterium includes the following:
- the atpF gene encoding F0F1 ATP synthase subunit B, with protein sequence MRRIRLLLTAAAAVLAILAFSSPASAAEGEAGANPVEDVIHEAEENGATHSDAECIEILAEGGTIDECRAAPSPILPETNEIIWGAFGFLVVFGALGFFGYPAIKKTMNERTEKIRGDIEAAEATRSEADQVKAGYEAQLGDAKAEATRIIEEARQTADTLRAERVAALDAEIVEIRQRAATEAEAAKAQALADLRGEVASIAIGAAERVVEASLDTEANRALIDAYIDQVGASR encoded by the coding sequence ATGCGTCGCATCCGCCTCTTGCTCACCGCCGCTGCCGCGGTGCTCGCCATCCTCGCCTTCTCGTCCCCGGCCTCGGCCGCGGAGGGTGAGGCGGGGGCCAACCCGGTCGAGGATGTGATCCACGAGGCCGAGGAGAACGGGGCCACCCACTCCGACGCCGAGTGCATCGAGATCCTGGCCGAGGGGGGCACCATCGACGAGTGCCGGGCCGCCCCGAGCCCGATCCTCCCCGAGACCAACGAGATCATCTGGGGCGCCTTCGGCTTCCTGGTGGTGTTCGGGGCCCTGGGCTTCTTCGGCTACCCGGCCATCAAGAAGACCATGAACGAGCGCACCGAGAAGATCCGGGGCGACATCGAGGCCGCCGAGGCCACCCGGTCCGAGGCCGACCAGGTCAAGGCCGGCTACGAGGCCCAACTGGGTGACGCCAAGGCCGAGGCCACCCGCATCATCGAGGAGGCCCGCCAGACCGCGGACACCCTTCGCGCCGAGCGGGTCGCGGCCCTCGACGCCGAGATCGTCGAGATCCGGCAGCGGGCCGCCACCGAGGCCGAGGCGGCCAAGGCCCAGGCCCTGGCCGACCTGCGGGGCGAGGTGGCGTCCATCGCCATCGGGGCCGCCGAGCGGGTGGTCGAGGCCAGCCTCGACACCGAGGCCAACCGGGCCCTCATCGACGCCTACATCGACCAGGTGGGGGCGTCCCGCTG
- the atpB gene encoding F0F1 ATP synthase subunit A produces MFALEFPPLGHIVDWPGFFGDGEIYEFNKVALIYMLAMALTLLIFALGNRKQLVPTGAQNLAEISVEFVEQQLIEPTVGHNDRKWLPPFMLSLFFFIFFTNIFEVIPVIQMPASARIALPLFLALLCYVIYHGAGFKEHGFGYLKAALVPPGVPVFLLPLVVLIEFVSKFLVQPFSHTVRLFANLLAGHILLVTFAVLSAGLWTADWTAVFLPLPAFAVVFFTAFEVMVSFLQAYVFTLLFGVYFGSAVSHDH; encoded by the coding sequence GTGTTCGCGCTGGAGTTCCCCCCCCTCGGTCACATCGTCGACTGGCCCGGCTTCTTCGGAGACGGCGAGATCTACGAGTTCAACAAGGTCGCGCTGATCTACATGTTGGCGATGGCCCTGACGCTCCTGATCTTCGCGCTGGGCAACCGCAAGCAGCTGGTGCCCACGGGGGCCCAGAACCTGGCCGAGATCTCGGTGGAGTTCGTCGAGCAGCAGCTCATCGAGCCCACCGTGGGCCACAACGACCGCAAGTGGCTCCCGCCCTTCATGCTGTCGCTGTTCTTCTTCATCTTCTTCACCAACATCTTCGAGGTCATCCCGGTCATCCAGATGCCGGCCTCGGCCCGCATCGCCCTGCCCCTGTTCCTGGCCCTGCTCTGCTACGTGATCTACCACGGCGCCGGGTTCAAGGAGCACGGCTTCGGCTACCTCAAGGCCGCCCTGGTCCCCCCGGGGGTGCCGGTCTTCCTGCTGCCGCTGGTGGTGCTCATCGAGTTCGTCTCGAAGTTCCTGGTGCAGCCGTTCAGCCACACCGTCCGTCTCTTCGCCAACCTGCTGGCCGGCCACATCCTGCTCGTCACCTTCGCGGTGCTCAGCGCCGGGCTGTGGACCGCGGACTGGACCGCCGTCTTCCTGCCCCTCCCCGCCTTCGCGGTGGTGTTCTTCACCGCCTTCGAAGTCATGGTCTCGTTCCTGCAGGCCTACGTGTTCACGCTGCTCTTCGGCGTGTACTTCGGCTCGGCCGTCAGCCACGACCACTGA
- a CDS encoding ATP synthase subunit I — MTAPAPAFATRDTSGAPAPEGQIIRDLVRRGLKVAPLALLVGLLGWNLEGLASVALALALVLGNFVAAAALQSWAARISYALVMGVALFGFLIRLGIISGVVLLVGDQPWIEPLPLGLTLVVGHLGLLVWETRFVSASLAFPGLKPDLVKE, encoded by the coding sequence ATGACGGCTCCGGCCCCCGCCTTCGCCACCCGCGACACCTCCGGTGCCCCCGCCCCCGAGGGCCAGATCATCCGCGACCTGGTCCGCCGCGGGCTCAAGGTGGCTCCCCTGGCCCTCCTGGTGGGCCTCCTGGGCTGGAACCTCGAGGGCCTGGCCTCGGTGGCCCTGGCCCTGGCCCTGGTGCTGGGCAACTTCGTGGCCGCCGCCGCCCTCCAGTCCTGGGCCGCCCGCATCAGCTACGCCCTGGTCATGGGGGTGGCCCTGTTCGGCTTCCTGATCCGGCTCGGGATCATCTCCGGCGTCGTCCTCCTGGTGGGCGACCAGCCGTGGATCGAGCCCCTGCCCCTCGGCCTCACCCTGGTGGTGGGCCACCTCGGCCTCCTCGTGTGGGAGACCCGCTTCGTCTCTGCCTCCCTGGCCTTCCCCGGCCTCAAGCCCGACCTCGTGAAGGAGTAG
- a CDS encoding AtpZ/AtpI family protein, with translation MFDLRARQDLNRGFSDALGRGVDLALTPLVFGFVGWIIDRVAGTSPLFTIAVAAIGVVGTGVKIKLGYDKDMAAHEGTAATAPRSVAPAPVAPAPKPSGRAR, from the coding sequence GTGTTCGACCTGCGTGCCAGGCAAGACCTGAACAGAGGGTTCAGCGACGCCCTCGGGCGCGGTGTCGACCTGGCCCTCACCCCCCTGGTCTTCGGGTTCGTGGGCTGGATCATCGACCGGGTGGCCGGCACCAGCCCGCTCTTCACCATCGCCGTCGCCGCCATCGGCGTGGTCGGCACCGGGGTGAAGATCAAGCTGGGCTACGACAAGGACATGGCCGCCCACGAGGGCACCGCCGCCACCGCCCCCCGGTCCGTGGCCCCGGCCCCCGTCGCGCCGGCGCCGAAGCCCTCGGGGAGGGCCCGATGA
- a CDS encoding acetyl-CoA acetyltransferase produces the protein MSTPVARDLDPRLPVLVGVGQLNVRTDRGDDPAEPTTMLARAARVAADDSGVADPAALLAGLDTVAVVDILSWRYRDPAALVATALGAEPRRRWTTVAGGNYPQTLVNRAGADIAAGRADLVLIGGAEAWRTRQAARASGQDRGWTAQGDDVVPTERLGDDTPLASPDEISRGLFLPVTHYPIFESAVRAAAGRTQEEHQAVVSELWARFSAVAAANPHAWIREPRTAEEIRTVTPGNRMIGHPYPKLMNSNNSVEQAAALLVCSVERARALGVPAERWVFPWTGTDAHDTWFVGNRVALHRSPAIGIAGTEALRLAGVGVDDLAHVDVYSCFPSAVQVAAAELGLGLDRQLTVTGGLSFAGGPWNDYVSHSIATMAEVLRGDAGSVGFVTANGGFLTKHAFGVYSTDPPPRGRFMARDCQAEVDDVGSVELVADWEGAVRIEGATVMYDRDGAPEKAFLAVRTPAGDRAWATSTAEDVMALVTEDEPVGVAAHRTAEGDLRL, from the coding sequence ATGTCGACGCCCGTCGCCCGCGACCTCGATCCCCGCCTGCCTGTGCTGGTCGGGGTGGGCCAGCTCAACGTGCGCACCGACCGGGGCGACGATCCGGCCGAGCCGACGACCATGCTGGCCCGAGCGGCCCGGGTGGCCGCCGACGACAGCGGCGTGGCCGACCCCGCGGCCCTGCTGGCCGGCCTGGACACCGTCGCCGTGGTCGACATCCTGTCCTGGCGCTACCGGGACCCGGCGGCCCTGGTGGCCACCGCCCTGGGGGCCGAGCCCCGCCGGCGGTGGACCACGGTGGCCGGCGGCAACTACCCGCAGACGCTGGTGAACCGGGCCGGGGCCGACATCGCCGCCGGGCGGGCCGACCTGGTGCTGATCGGCGGGGCCGAGGCCTGGCGCACCCGCCAGGCGGCCCGGGCCTCGGGCCAGGACCGGGGCTGGACGGCCCAGGGCGACGACGTCGTGCCCACCGAGCGGCTGGGTGACGACACCCCCCTGGCCTCGCCGGACGAGATCAGCCGGGGCCTGTTCCTGCCCGTCACCCACTACCCCATCTTCGAGAGCGCGGTGCGGGCCGCGGCGGGCCGGACCCAGGAGGAGCACCAGGCGGTGGTCTCCGAGCTGTGGGCCCGGTTCAGCGCGGTGGCGGCGGCCAACCCCCACGCCTGGATCCGCGAACCCCGCACCGCCGAGGAGATCCGCACGGTCACGCCGGGCAACCGCATGATCGGCCACCCGTACCCCAAGCTCATGAACTCCAACAACAGCGTGGAGCAGGCCGCCGCCCTGCTGGTGTGCTCGGTGGAGCGGGCCCGGGCCCTGGGCGTGCCCGCGGAGCGGTGGGTGTTCCCGTGGACCGGCACCGATGCCCACGACACCTGGTTCGTGGGCAACCGGGTGGCCCTGCACCGCTCGCCGGCCATCGGCATCGCCGGGACCGAGGCCCTGCGCCTGGCCGGCGTGGGGGTCGACGACCTGGCCCACGTGGACGTCTACTCGTGCTTCCCCTCGGCCGTGCAGGTGGCGGCGGCCGAGCTGGGCCTGGGCCTCGACCGGCAGCTCACCGTCACCGGGGGCCTGAGCTTCGCCGGGGGGCCGTGGAACGACTACGTGTCGCACTCCATCGCCACCATGGCCGAGGTGCTGCGGGGCGACGCCGGGTCGGTGGGCTTCGTCACCGCCAACGGCGGGTTCCTGACCAAGCACGCCTTCGGCGTCTACTCGACGGACCCGCCGCCCCGGGGCCGGTTCATGGCCCGCGACTGCCAGGCCGAGGTCGACGACGTCGGGTCGGTGGAGCTGGTGGCCGACTGGGAGGGGGCGGTGCGCATCGAGGGGGCCACGGTGATGTACGACCGCGACGGCGCCCCCGAGAAGGCGTTCCTGGCCGTGCGGACGCCCGCCGGCGACCGGGCCTGGGCCACCAGCACGGCCGAGGACGTGATGGCCCTGGTCACCGAGGACGAGCCCGTCGGCGTGGCCGCCCACCGCACCGCCGAGGGCGACCTCCGCCTCTGA
- the atpE gene encoding ATP synthase F0 subunit C, whose amino-acid sequence MLLAQAAETAATSGITNKGLAALTYGLGAIGPGIGIGYLVGQSVQAMARQPEAAGMVRTTMFLGIAFVEALALIGFVVFFLGQGA is encoded by the coding sequence ATGCTCCTCGCACAAGCTGCTGAGACCGCCGCCACCAGCGGCATCACCAACAAGGGCCTGGCCGCCCTGACCTACGGCCTCGGCGCCATCGGCCCGGGCATCGGCATCGGCTACCTGGTCGGCCAGTCGGTCCAGGCCATGGCCCGCCAGCCCGAGGCGGCCGGCATGGTGCGCACCACCATGTTCCTGGGCATCGCCTTCGTGGAGGCCCTGGCCCTCATCGGCTTCGTGGTCTTCTTCCTCGGCCAGGGCGCCTGA
- a CDS encoding zf-TFIIB domain-containing protein — MKCPVCDVGLSISAREGVEIDFCPQCRGVWLDRGELDKILDRVAVVAPAPEVPASPPPAPYAEPPRYADRPPEPRYDDRPRYDDRPRYDEHRRPEGDHYKKKRRKSMLDDLFDF, encoded by the coding sequence ATGAAGTGCCCCGTGTGCGACGTCGGCCTCTCCATCTCCGCCCGTGAAGGGGTGGAGATCGACTTCTGCCCCCAGTGCCGTGGCGTGTGGCTGGATCGGGGCGAGCTGGACAAGATCCTGGACCGGGTGGCGGTGGTGGCCCCCGCCCCCGAGGTCCCCGCCTCGCCGCCCCCGGCCCCCTACGCCGAGCCGCCCCGCTACGCCGACCGTCCCCCCGAGCCCCGCTACGACGACCGGCCGCGGTACGACGACCGGCCCCGCTACGACGAGCACCGCCGGCCCGAGGGCGACCACTACAAGAAGAAGCGCCGCAAGTCGATGCTCGACGACCTCTTCGACTTCTAG